A stretch of the Takifugu flavidus isolate HTHZ2018 chromosome 1, ASM371156v2, whole genome shotgun sequence genome encodes the following:
- the cdk5rap3 gene encoding CDK5 regulatory subunit-associated protein 3 — translation MDNIQNLPIDIQTSKLLDWLVDRRHCNLKWQNAVKNIREKINAAIQDMPENEEIKQLLSGSYIHYFHCLRIVEILKGTESSSKNIFGRYSSQRMKDWQDIVSLYETDNVYLAELASLLIRNVTYEGPALRRQLAKVQQLQQELSRREVECQSSAASMRERYYAACKQYGITGDNVTREIQALVKDLPVVLEGVGKDAMKLEKQIQLYSAFTEFVCGWSEGVLPLLTFVQKRGNTTFYEWRTGKTPTVVEKPVVEEAPADAITEDTIDWGDFGKSSGSQDTASAIKVEDEIDWGISLEPATEDAGIDWGDSEAPPDKIEIVDAGTDCPEGVARGEDALTMLENPQSRSQFIDELTELEAFLTQRLSEMGQEEDVVAMSQFQLAPPIILSQSCKKIQEMLSEVQGLLGRLTTHQMQQLFMIQASPRYVERVSDALRQKMKQADILVLKGTRMVEKRQEALEEQARLEPRIDLLAGCTRELQKLIEVDISKRYNKRPVNLMGVNV, via the exons ATGGAT AATATTCAAAATCTTCCAATCGACATACAGACCAGTAAGCTTTTGG ACTGGCTGGTGGATCGACGCCACTGTAATTTGAAATGGCAGAATGCAGTTAAAAATATCAGAGAGAAGATCAATGCTGCCATCCAGGACATGCCAGAGAATGAAGAGATCAAGCAGCTCCTCTCGGGCTCCT ACATTCACTACTTCCACTGCTTGAGAATTGTAGAGATCCTAAAGGGCACTGAATCCTCCTCCAAGAACATCTTTGGCAGATACTCCTCTCAGAGGATGAAG GATTGGCAAGACATTGTGTCCCTTTATGAGACAGATAATGTCTATTTAG cggaGTTGGCGAGTTTGCTGATTCGTAACGTGACCTACGAAGGTCCAGCTCTGAGGAGGCAGCTGGCTAAagttcagcagctgcaacaggaGCTGAGCAGACGGGAAGTTGAGTGTCAGAGCTCAGCAGCATCCATGAGGGAACGCTACTATGCTGCCTGCAAACAGTACGGCATCACT GGAGACAACGTGACTCGGGAGATTCAGGCTCTGGTCAAAGACTTGCCTGTGGTTCTAGAAGGAGTTGGAAAAGATGCAATGAAGTTAGAAAAACAAATCCAACTTTATTCTGCTTTCACAGAGTTTGTCTGTGGATG GTCTGAAGGAGTCCTGCCCCTGCTAACATTCGTCCAGAAGAGAGGAAACACAACGTTTTATGAGTGGAGAACAGGGAAAACACCCACAGTTGTTGAGAAGCCAGTTGTTGAGGAGGCACCTGCTGATGCCATCACAGAGGACACG ATTGACTGGGGGGACTTTGGCAAAAGCTCTGGGTCTCAAGATACTGCTTCAGCTATTAAAGTGGAGGATGAAATTGACTGGGGCATCAGTCTGGAACCTGCCACAGAG GACGCCGGTATCGACTGGGGAGACAGTGAAGCACCTCCAGATAAAATTGAAATTGTAGATGCAGGCACAGACt GTCCCGAGGGTGTAGCGAGGGGTGAGGATGCTTTAACTATGCTGGAGAATCCTCAGTCTCGCAGCCAGTTCATCGATGAGCTCACGGAG CTGGAAGCTTTCCTAACTCAGCGTTTGAGTGAGAtgggacaggaggaagatgTTGTAGCTATGAGCCAGTTCCAGCTGGCCCCTCCAATCATCCTGAGCCAGTCCTGCAAAAAAATTCAGGAGATGCTGTCAGAAGTACAAGGTCTTCTTGGTCGACTCACCACACATCAAATGCAGCAACTCTTTATGATCCAGGCCTCGCCACG GTATGTTGAACGTGTGTCAGATGCGCTGAGACAGAAGATGAAACAGGCAGACATTCTGGTACTTAAAGGCACCAGGATGGTGGAGAAGAGGCAGGAAGCCCTGGAGGAGCAGGCCAGGCTGGAGCCTCGTATTGACCTGCTGGCAGGATGCACCCGGGAACTCCAGAAACTG ATTGAAGTGGACATTTCAAAGCGATACAACAAAAGACCTGTCAACCTTATGGGGGTTAATGTCTAA
- the prr15lb gene encoding proline-rich protein 15-like protein B, with protein sequence MADHSWWKLSFSRKKKSEPKVLYEIPAEYGSNTGNKEHSGGNPPPEHLDSQFNARLEKIVDKSATKGRHVKVSHSGRYKEKKKVRVTLGENPNLFSERNLSNQNHKKD encoded by the coding sequence ATGGCCGATCACAGCTGGTGGAAGCTCAGCTTCTCGCGCAAGAAGAAGTCGGAACCGAAGGTTCTGTACGAGATCCCGGCCGAGTACGGCAGTAACACGGGGAACAAAGAACACTCCGGCGGAAATCCCCCTCCAGAACATTTGGACAGCCAGTTCAATGCCAGGTTGGAGAAGATTGTGGATAAATCCGCCACAAAAGGCCGCCACGTCAAGGTCTCCCACTCAGGACGctacaaagagaagaagaaggtccGAGTCACGCTGGGCGAGAACCCAAACCTGTTCTCGGAGCGCAACCTGAGCAACCAGAATCACAAAAAAGACTGA
- the pnpo gene encoding pyridoxine-5'-phosphate oxidase, which yields MTTMRRILRANLFKINGPLDPIPFASGLTAFAANLCRRSTSDHTAMDLSNMRKKYKGGEDCFEENQLVSLDPIKQFGNWFDQATKCPEIGEANAMCIATATKDGRPSARMVLLKGYSDEGFRFFTNYTSRKACELESNPFASLVFYWEPLNRQVRIEGRVERLPVHVSTEYFHSRPKSSQIGAAVSPQSSPIPNRDYLIQKNAELEDKYKDTEVPKPDYWGGYMVKPFLMEFWQGQTTRLHDRIVFTRTKDGDSELGEFQHPAEGGWSYQRLAP from the exons ATGACCACCATGAGGCGCATACTCAGAGCAAATTTATTTAAGATCAACGGTCCGCTAGATCCAATTCCATTTGCTTCCGGTTTGACTGCGTTTGCAGCGAATTTATGCAGGAGATCAACGAGTGACCACACAGCCATGGACCTGAGTAACATGAGGAAGAAATACAAAGGAGGCGAGGAC TGCTTTGAGGAGAATCAGCTTGTATCTTTGGATCCAATCAAACAGTTTGGAAATTGGTTTGATCAAGCCACCAAATGCCCTGAAATTGGAGAAGCCAATGCCATGTGCATCGCCACGGCCACCAA GGATGGTCGTCCGTCTGCCCGTATGGTCCTCCTAAAGGGATACAGCGATGAAGGTTTCCGCTTTTTTACAAACTACACCAGCCGAAAGGCATGTGAGTTG GAGAGCAACCCATTTGCATCGCTGGTCTTCTACTGGGAACCATTAAACCGACAG GTTCGGATCGAAGGCAGAGTGGAGCGACTCCCCGTCCACGTGTCCACTGAGTATTTCCACTCCCGGCCAAAGAGCAGCCAGATCGGGGCTGCGGTGAGCCCACAGAGCAGCCCGATCCCCAACAGAGAT TATCTGATACAGAAGAacgcagagctggaggacaagTACAAGGACACGGAGGTGCCCAAACCCGACTACTG GGGCGGCTACATGGTCAAGCCTTTCCTGATGGAGTTCTGGCAGGGTCAGACCACCAGGCTGCACGACCGCATCGTCTTCACCAGGACGAAGGACGGAGATTCGGAGCTGGGAGAGTTCCAGcaccctgcagagggaggctggTCGTACCAGAGGCTGGCCCCCTGa
- the mrpl10 gene encoding 39S ribosomal protein L10, mitochondrial, with translation MASTLCVKLLPKQGWLPLTQIVRHGSKAVTRHKKPMHFLKQKLMAVTEYIPPARPIPPGVYSPRTEDCKEENPFLLFLKKEVQKVFQECKMIAVVQNNACKSEDMIILKHRLFKHGITVKLFPNQVMLSFLKDTEYSNMAPLFIGPNLLIVSKEAKAKELLTTLRATPQITLLGACIDGTLLSVQGVMSYAKLPSHTVVQGELVSGLTMLTSRTASMLQHHPNRLSALLQQHVKQEATSDGHKEGAASAEEAT, from the exons ATGGCGTCGACCTTGTGTGTAAAATTACTACCAAAACAGG GATGGCTTCCCCTCACACAGATTGTTCGCCATGGCTCCAAGGCTGTGACCCGCCATAAAAAGCCGATGCATTTCCTGAAACAGAAGCTCATGGCGGTTACAGAGTACATTCCCCCGGCGCGACCTATTCCTCCAGGCGTTTATTCACCCCGGACCGAAGACTGCAAGGAG GAAAACCCCTTTCTTTTATTCCTGAAGAAGGAGGTGCAGAAGGTATTCCAGGAGTGTAAAATGATTGCCGTGGTGCAGAACAATGCCTGTAAAAGTGAAGACATGATCATCCTCAAACACAGACTTTTTAAACATGGCATCACTGTCAAGTTATTTCCCAACCAG GTGATGCTATCTTTCTTGAAAGACACCGAGTACTCTAACATGGCTCCTCTCTTCATTGGCCCAAACCTTCTGATTGTCAGTAAAGAGGCAAAAGCAAAGGAGCTGTTGACGACGCTCAGGGCCACCCCGCAGATAACGCTGCTGG GCGCCTGTATAGACGGCACACTGCTGAGCGTTCAGGGCGTGATGAGCTACGCCAAACTGCCCTCGCACACTGTTGTCCAGGGCGAGCTGGTCAGCGGGCTGACAATGCTGACCTCCCGTACAGCCTCCATGCTACAGCACCACCCCAACCGACTGTctgcgctgctgcagcagcacgtcAAGCAGGAGGCGACCTCAGACGGCCACAAGGAGGGAGCCGCTTCAGCGGAGGAAGCCACGTAG
- the osbpl7 gene encoding oxysterol-binding protein-related protein 7 isoform X1, producing the protein MDACGSPLNRSQSLASGLEKASPTWKPPHSRSSSTLSSPHSRQLIKDWEVIDDLQAEVHPGGESPHDMTTPGICEGYLLKRRKWPLKGWHKRYFVLEAGILRYSKSQQDVLRGRVQGSLDVSHAVMAVNKKSYRIDLDAGDILYHMKAKSHELFYIWVTKLQAHRLYKRNEAAHIHSGLLTALCHCAAGGLADRNGDLVIIESRRKPLIPSELQPNSVSPLQSSAGLTDLTVAPGDPPSGNAAVNKKVSAWLQQSHQPDACAQELNRCHLDLSELNRLIKSLQTLEVGQAFTNGDLKRIISIQNLSLEKPKKSKSGKIWGHSRTLSRVEALGMLSSSHLSNSSHASVPSIPDYVYSQLSLPTAMLSPDSKKIQQDICSVSMRVLASLKSVHETLSQERQKLQEAWEANNTHQSAEPSGVSNSSQGPPSVTDSAAEYFDASDDILCGSSSEVSDESGLSDGSTTNSEPEQGHVSVTRKYRASIPTVPVGAAPKSTGRRTTLPSPCPDNSHVGLMAILYNNIGKDLARVSMPAALNEPVNLLQRLCEELEYSELLDTANNTADPYQRMVYIAAFAISGYASATFRNRYKPFNPVLGETFECTRDGFRFISEQVCHHPPISACHAEADHFAFWQDQRWKNKFWGKSLEILPTGMVNVVLTRFGDHYEWNKVVTCIHNVLSQQRYLEHYGEVTIRNLKSNACTCKITFVKSRYWGSDGNKNEVQGTVLDQSGSIIHRFGGLWHEGIFCDTLPTPKCIWKPNPQPKDYLLYYGFSTFAMELNELTPDLEPLLPPTDTRLRPDQRMLEEGKVDETDKKKDEIEERQRERRKELSKMGKDHVPRFFKKSTDSCGRDVWITNETYWKLRENPGFSRLENPQLW; encoded by the exons ATGGACGCGTGCGGCTCCCCGCTCAACCGCAGCCAGTCGCTGGCCAGCGGTCTGGAGAAGGCCTCGCCCACGTGGAAGCCACCTCActctcgcagcagcagcaccctgtCCTCGCCTCACTCCCGACAG CTTATCAAAGACTGGGAAGTGATCGACGACCTGCAGGCGGAGGTGCACCCCGGAGGAGAGAGCCCTCATGACATGACCACTCCGGGAATCTGTGAAGGATACCTCCtcaagaggaggaagtggccaCTGAAAGGATGGCACAAG CGATACTTTGTCTTGGAGGCCGGCATCCTGCGCTACTCCAAGAGTCAACAGGAT GTGCTCAGGGGAAGAGTCCAGGGTTCCCTGGATGTTAGCCACGCGGTAATGGCTGTCAACAAGAAGTCGTATCGCATCGATCTGGACGCGGGCGATATTCTCTATCACATGAAG GCCAAAAGCCACGAGCTCTTCTACATCTGGGTGACCAAGCTTCAAGCTCACCGCTTGTACAAGAGGAACGAggcggctcacatccacagtgGCCTGCTGACGGCGCTGTGCCACTGCGCCGCGGGCGGGCTAGCTGACAGGAACGGAGACCTGGTGATTATCGAGTCAAGGCGAAAACCGCTGATTCCATCTGAGCTCCAGCCAAACTCTGTGTCTCCGCTCCAGAGTTCTGCAGGCCTGACGGACCTGACGGTGGCTCCGGGAGATCCGCCTTCAGGAAACGCGGCGGTGAATAAAAAGGTCTCGGCGTGGCTGCAGCAAAGCCACCAACCAGACGCCTGCGCCCAAG AGCTGAACCGCTGTCATCTGGACCTCTCTGAGCTAAACCGCTTAATCAAGAGCCTTCAAACCCTGGAGGTGGGCCAGGCTTTCACCAACGGGGACTTAAAACGCATCATCAGCATACAG AATCTTTCACTTGAGAAGCCAAAAAAGTCCAAGTCGGGGAAAATCTGGGGCCACTCTCGCACCCTGTCCAGAGTGGAGGCCCTCGGAATG CTCTCCTCCAGTCACCTGAGCAACTCGTCTCACGCCTCGGTCCCCTCCATCCCCGACTACGTCTACTCCCAGCTGTCCCTTCCCACTGCCATGCTCTCCCCCGACAGCAAGAAAATCCAGCAGGACATCTGCAGCGTCTCCATGCGAG TGCTGGCTTCCCTGAAGTCTGTGCACGAAACGCTGTCCCAGGAGaggcagaagctgcaggaggcctGGGAGGCGAACAACACCCACCAGTCCGCCGAG ccttcaGGCGTGAGTAATTCCTCCCAGGGGCCTCCTTCCGTCACAGACTCAGCTGCAGAGTATTTTGATGCCAGCGATGACATCCTGTGTGGTAGTTCCTCCGAAGTGTCTGACGAATCGGGCCTCAGTGACGGAAGCACCACCAACTCGGAGCCAGAGCAGGGACACG TTTCGGTCACCCGCAAGTACCGCGCTAGCATTCCCACAGTTCCAGTTGGCGCCGCTCCGAAGAGCACGGGCCGGCGAACGACGCTGCCGTCACCCTGTCCTGACAACAGCCACGTAGGCCTCATGGCCATCCTCTACAACAACATAG GTAAAGACCTGGCTCGGGTGTCCATGCCCGCCGCCCTTAACGAGCCCGTCAACCTCCTGCAGAGGCTGTGCGAGGAGCTGGAGTACAGCGAGCTGTTGGACACGGCCAACAACACAGCAGACCCCTACCAGAGGATG GTCTACATTGCTGCCTTTGCTATTTCTGGTTACGCCTCCGCGACCTTCAGGAACCGCTACAAGCCCTTTAACCCAGTTCTCGGGGAGACCTTTGAATGCACCAGAGATGGCTTCCGCTTCATCAGTGAGCAG GTTTGTCACCATCCGCCCATCTCTGCCTGTCACGCGGAAGCCGACCACTTCGCTTTCTGGCAAG ACCAACGGTGGAAAAATAAATTCTGGGGGAAATCTCTTGAGATTCTGCCAACGGGGATGGTCAACGTCGTTCTGACGAG GTTTGGAGATCACTACGAGTGGAACAAGGTGGTGACCTGCATCCACAACGTCCTCAGCCAGCAGCGCTACCTGGAGCACTACGGCGAGGTCACCATCCGCAACCTGAAGAGCAACGCTTGCACCTGCAAGATCACCTTCGTCAAG TCTCGTTACTGGGGCTCAGACGGCAACAAGAACGAGGTCCAGGGGACGGTTCTGGACCAAAGTGGGAGCATCATCCACCGCTTCGGAGGGCTGTGGCACGAGGGGATCTTCTGTGACACTCTGCCCACCCCAAAGTGTATCTGGAAGCCAA accCACAGCCAAAAGATTACCTGCTCTACTACGGCTTCTCCACCTTCGCCATGGAGCTGAATGAGCTCACACCAGACCTGgagcctctgctgccccccacAGACACCCGCCTACGCCCTGACCAACG gatgctggaggaggggaaggtggATGAAACGGACAAGAAGAAAGATGAGATTGAGGAACGTCAGAGGGAGCGGCGGAAGGAGCTGAGCAAAATGGGCAAAGACCACGTTCCACGGTTCTTCAA GAAATCCACAGATTCCTGCGGGAGGGACGTATGGATCACCAACGAGACTTACTGGAAGCTCAGAGAGAATCCGGGCTTTTCCCGCCTGGAGAACCCACAGTTGTGGTGA
- the osbpl7 gene encoding oxysterol-binding protein-related protein 7 isoform X2: MDACGSPLNRSQSLASGLEKASPTWKPPHSRSSSTLSSPHSRQLIKDWEVIDDLQAEVHPGGESPHDMTTPGICEGYLLKRRKWPLKGWHKRYFVLEAGILRYSKSQQDVLRGRVQGSLDVSHAVMAVNKKSYRIDLDAGDILYHMKAKSHELFYIWVTKLQAHRLYKRNEAAHIHSGLLTALCHCAAGGLADRNGDLSSAGLTDLTVAPGDPPSGNAAVNKKVSAWLQQSHQPDACAQELNRCHLDLSELNRLIKSLQTLEVGQAFTNGDLKRIISIQNLSLEKPKKSKSGKIWGHSRTLSRVEALGMLSSSHLSNSSHASVPSIPDYVYSQLSLPTAMLSPDSKKIQQDICSVSMRVLASLKSVHETLSQERQKLQEAWEANNTHQSAEPSGVSNSSQGPPSVTDSAAEYFDASDDILCGSSSEVSDESGLSDGSTTNSEPEQGHVSVTRKYRASIPTVPVGAAPKSTGRRTTLPSPCPDNSHVGLMAILYNNIGKDLARVSMPAALNEPVNLLQRLCEELEYSELLDTANNTADPYQRMVYIAAFAISGYASATFRNRYKPFNPVLGETFECTRDGFRFISEQVCHHPPISACHAEADHFAFWQDQRWKNKFWGKSLEILPTGMVNVVLTRFGDHYEWNKVVTCIHNVLSQQRYLEHYGEVTIRNLKSNACTCKITFVKSRYWGSDGNKNEVQGTVLDQSGSIIHRFGGLWHEGIFCDTLPTPKCIWKPNPQPKDYLLYYGFSTFAMELNELTPDLEPLLPPTDTRLRPDQRMLEEGKVDETDKKKDEIEERQRERRKELSKMGKDHVPRFFKKSTDSCGRDVWITNETYWKLRENPGFSRLENPQLW, from the exons ATGGACGCGTGCGGCTCCCCGCTCAACCGCAGCCAGTCGCTGGCCAGCGGTCTGGAGAAGGCCTCGCCCACGTGGAAGCCACCTCActctcgcagcagcagcaccctgtCCTCGCCTCACTCCCGACAG CTTATCAAAGACTGGGAAGTGATCGACGACCTGCAGGCGGAGGTGCACCCCGGAGGAGAGAGCCCTCATGACATGACCACTCCGGGAATCTGTGAAGGATACCTCCtcaagaggaggaagtggccaCTGAAAGGATGGCACAAG CGATACTTTGTCTTGGAGGCCGGCATCCTGCGCTACTCCAAGAGTCAACAGGAT GTGCTCAGGGGAAGAGTCCAGGGTTCCCTGGATGTTAGCCACGCGGTAATGGCTGTCAACAAGAAGTCGTATCGCATCGATCTGGACGCGGGCGATATTCTCTATCACATGAAG GCCAAAAGCCACGAGCTCTTCTACATCTGGGTGACCAAGCTTCAAGCTCACCGCTTGTACAAGAGGAACGAggcggctcacatccacagtgGCCTGCTGACGGCGCTGTGCCACTGCGCCGCGGGCGGGCTAGCTGACAGGAACGGAGACCTG AGTTCTGCAGGCCTGACGGACCTGACGGTGGCTCCGGGAGATCCGCCTTCAGGAAACGCGGCGGTGAATAAAAAGGTCTCGGCGTGGCTGCAGCAAAGCCACCAACCAGACGCCTGCGCCCAAG AGCTGAACCGCTGTCATCTGGACCTCTCTGAGCTAAACCGCTTAATCAAGAGCCTTCAAACCCTGGAGGTGGGCCAGGCTTTCACCAACGGGGACTTAAAACGCATCATCAGCATACAG AATCTTTCACTTGAGAAGCCAAAAAAGTCCAAGTCGGGGAAAATCTGGGGCCACTCTCGCACCCTGTCCAGAGTGGAGGCCCTCGGAATG CTCTCCTCCAGTCACCTGAGCAACTCGTCTCACGCCTCGGTCCCCTCCATCCCCGACTACGTCTACTCCCAGCTGTCCCTTCCCACTGCCATGCTCTCCCCCGACAGCAAGAAAATCCAGCAGGACATCTGCAGCGTCTCCATGCGAG TGCTGGCTTCCCTGAAGTCTGTGCACGAAACGCTGTCCCAGGAGaggcagaagctgcaggaggcctGGGAGGCGAACAACACCCACCAGTCCGCCGAG ccttcaGGCGTGAGTAATTCCTCCCAGGGGCCTCCTTCCGTCACAGACTCAGCTGCAGAGTATTTTGATGCCAGCGATGACATCCTGTGTGGTAGTTCCTCCGAAGTGTCTGACGAATCGGGCCTCAGTGACGGAAGCACCACCAACTCGGAGCCAGAGCAGGGACACG TTTCGGTCACCCGCAAGTACCGCGCTAGCATTCCCACAGTTCCAGTTGGCGCCGCTCCGAAGAGCACGGGCCGGCGAACGACGCTGCCGTCACCCTGTCCTGACAACAGCCACGTAGGCCTCATGGCCATCCTCTACAACAACATAG GTAAAGACCTGGCTCGGGTGTCCATGCCCGCCGCCCTTAACGAGCCCGTCAACCTCCTGCAGAGGCTGTGCGAGGAGCTGGAGTACAGCGAGCTGTTGGACACGGCCAACAACACAGCAGACCCCTACCAGAGGATG GTCTACATTGCTGCCTTTGCTATTTCTGGTTACGCCTCCGCGACCTTCAGGAACCGCTACAAGCCCTTTAACCCAGTTCTCGGGGAGACCTTTGAATGCACCAGAGATGGCTTCCGCTTCATCAGTGAGCAG GTTTGTCACCATCCGCCCATCTCTGCCTGTCACGCGGAAGCCGACCACTTCGCTTTCTGGCAAG ACCAACGGTGGAAAAATAAATTCTGGGGGAAATCTCTTGAGATTCTGCCAACGGGGATGGTCAACGTCGTTCTGACGAG GTTTGGAGATCACTACGAGTGGAACAAGGTGGTGACCTGCATCCACAACGTCCTCAGCCAGCAGCGCTACCTGGAGCACTACGGCGAGGTCACCATCCGCAACCTGAAGAGCAACGCTTGCACCTGCAAGATCACCTTCGTCAAG TCTCGTTACTGGGGCTCAGACGGCAACAAGAACGAGGTCCAGGGGACGGTTCTGGACCAAAGTGGGAGCATCATCCACCGCTTCGGAGGGCTGTGGCACGAGGGGATCTTCTGTGACACTCTGCCCACCCCAAAGTGTATCTGGAAGCCAA accCACAGCCAAAAGATTACCTGCTCTACTACGGCTTCTCCACCTTCGCCATGGAGCTGAATGAGCTCACACCAGACCTGgagcctctgctgccccccacAGACACCCGCCTACGCCCTGACCAACG gatgctggaggaggggaaggtggATGAAACGGACAAGAAGAAAGATGAGATTGAGGAACGTCAGAGGGAGCGGCGGAAGGAGCTGAGCAAAATGGGCAAAGACCACGTTCCACGGTTCTTCAA GAAATCCACAGATTCCTGCGGGAGGGACGTATGGATCACCAACGAGACTTACTGGAAGCTCAGAGAGAATCCGGGCTTTTCCCGCCTGGAGAACCCACAGTTGTGGTGA